In the genome of Bacillus thuringiensis, the window GTCTTCTGTTACGACTTGATGCGTTTCTAATAAGCCGATTTCTGCAGGTTGTTTCAACGTTAACGTATAAGTTTCTCCTTTATGACGAATACGAAGTGCAGAGCCAGCTTCTTTTAAAGAGAAGTCAGGTGTTTCAAAGTAGTGATTCACTTGTTTCGTAAATGCTTCAATAGAAAACGATTTACATAATGTATCGAATTCTTCTTTTGTAACGATATTTTTGAATTCAATTTCAATTTCTTGTGTCATTGTATGATCTCCTTTTGAAAAATAATTCTTTACACATTATCGCTTTTTCATAAATTTGGTTCAATGTTTTATTTGTTTGCGTCCATGTTATGATACAATAATACTGTTAAGTAAGACAGGAAGTTGAGATGGAGGAGTTAGAGCATGCAAAATAAAATCCAAGTTAAGAGCGTAGAAAAGAGAGAGAATGCTCTTATTTTTTGTGCGGAAAATAGTGAAATAGAGGTAAAGGAGTTAAGTGCGCGTAATCACGTACTTGTAGACTCAGACAATTTATCATTTTTATATATCTTAGAAAACGAATCATCTTTCATTTATGTAAGTATTCCGCACACATGCTGGGAAGCAATGCATGAAGCGATGAATAATGATGTGGTCATGTTCGTCCGCGTGAATGACATTGAAATGGAATTAGAAGGATTAAAAGAAGAAGTAGAATATTTAGTTGAAAATATTGAAGGTAATGCAAATTACGGAGAAGAACTAGTAACTGCTGTAGAAAAAGTATTTCTATAAGCAAATGGATTGATTTTGGTGGTGGTTGAAATGAATCGAAATTGGGAAGAATTTTTAGCACCTTACCACCAAGCGGTGGCAGAGCTGAAAGTGAAACTAAAAGGAATGCGTACTCAATTTGCAATGTTAACAGAGCATTCTCCAATTGAGTTTGTAACAGGAAGGGTAAAGTCGGTTGCAAGTATTATTGATAAAGCGGAGAAGAGAAATGTACCGCTAGACCGATTGAGAGAAGATATGCAGGATATTGCTGGGCTTAGAATGATGTGTCAATTTGTTGATGAGATTAAGCCTGTTGTAGAATATCTTCGAAAACGAAATGACTTTGAAATCGTGGAAGAACGTGATTATGTCACGCAAAAGAAAGATAGCGGTTATCGTTCTTATCATGTTGTCATTAGTTATCCTGTTCAAACGATTCAGGGTGAACAAAAAGTATTGGTAGAAATCCAAATACGCACGCTAGCAATGAACTTTTGGGCAACAATTGAGCATTCTTTAAATTATAAATATAGTGGACGTTTTCCTGAAGATATTAAAATACGCTTGCAACGTGCAGCTGAAGCGGCGTTTTTATTAGATGAAGAAATGTCTTCTATTCGTCTTGAAATTCAAGAAGCGCAAAAGGCTTTTTCAAGAAAGCAAGAAACGAAAGATTCCGAATCATAAACTAAAGGGTGTTGGGCGATGAAATTTACAATTATGTCAAAGGGAGATCAATCATCAGATACACTGGCAAGCACGATGAAAGAGTACTTGCTAGATTTTGGATTTATAATGGATGAAAAGGAACCCGATATTGTAATTTCTGTTGGGGGAGATGGAACGCTTTTGTATGCGTTTCATCGTTATTATAATCGATTGGATGAAACAGCATTTGTTGGTGTACATACAGGACATTTAGGTTTCTATGCAGATTGGTTACCGACAGAAGTAGAGAAATTAGTAATTGCGATTGCAAAAACACCATTCCAAGTGGTGGAATATCCGCTTTTAGAAGTTATTATTCGCTATGTGAATGGAAGTAAAGAGTCACAGTATTTAGCGATGAATGAGGCGACTGTAAAAAGTGCAGAAGGTACATTAGTAACAGAAGTAGAAATACGCGGAGAATATTTTGAAACATTCCGCGGGGACGGCCTTTGTATTTCTACTCCTTCAGGAAGTACTGCGTATAATAAAGCGCTTGGCGGAGCAATTATTCACCCATCTATTGAAGCGATTCAAATTGCAGAAATGGCGTCCATTAACAATCGTGTGTTTCGTACCGTAGGATCGCCACTCGTATTGCCGAAGCATCATACATGTGTGTTAAAGCCGGCTGCAGGAATGAACTTACAAATTACAGTGGATCATTTAACGATGGTTCATCAAGATGTGAAATCAATCCAGTATCGCGTCGCAAACGAGAAAGTACGATTTGTTCGTTTCCGCCCGTTCCCGTTCTGGAAACGAGTTCGTGACTCGTTTGTTGCAGATAAATAGAAAGGGTTATATATTTGAACAGATTTACATTGAAATGGGATATAGGGCTGGCTGAAGAGGGAACTTTAGTTAGGGAATTTTTGAAAACGAAAGGTATTTCTAAAGCCGCTTTAACGGATATAAAGTTTCACGGCGGGGCAATTGAAGTAAATGGTCAACATGCGAGTGTTCGTCATCAGTTGCGCGCTGGTGAAGAATTACGTGTCTTTTTTCCAGTGGAGGAAAGAAGTGAAGGGATGATTGCAGAAGATATCCCTTTATGCATTGTATATGAAGATGATGCGGTTCTTATCATTAATAAAGAAGCGAACATGTCAACGATTCCGTCTAGAGAACATCCGACAGGGAGTGTTGCCAATGCGCTTTTATCTCATTATGATAAGCAGCATCTTGCAAGTACAGTACACATTGTAACACGGTTAGATCGTGATACTTCAGGGCTTATGCTTATTGCAAAAAATCGTTTCGTGCATCATCTTTTATCGAAGCAACATCAACAAAAAGCTGTGAAACGAACGTATGAAGCAATTGTTCACGGTGAGATGGTAGAACGAGAAGGAATGATTGATGCGCCAATTGGTCGAAAATCTGATAGCATTATTGAGCGAACGGTTTGTGAGGATGGACAAAGGGCAGTTACTCATTTTAAAGTAATTGATAGTACA includes:
- a CDS encoding GTP pyrophosphokinase family protein gives rise to the protein MNRNWEEFLAPYHQAVAELKVKLKGMRTQFAMLTEHSPIEFVTGRVKSVASIIDKAEKRNVPLDRLREDMQDIAGLRMMCQFVDEIKPVVEYLRKRNDFEIVEERDYVTQKKDSGYRSYHVVISYPVQTIQGEQKVLVEIQIRTLAMNFWATIEHSLNYKYSGRFPEDIKIRLQRAAEAAFLLDEEMSSIRLEIQEAQKAFSRKQETKDSES
- a CDS encoding NAD kinase, with the translated sequence MKFTIMSKGDQSSDTLASTMKEYLLDFGFIMDEKEPDIVISVGGDGTLLYAFHRYYNRLDETAFVGVHTGHLGFYADWLPTEVEKLVIAIAKTPFQVVEYPLLEVIIRYVNGSKESQYLAMNEATVKSAEGTLVTEVEIRGEYFETFRGDGLCISTPSGSTAYNKALGGAIIHPSIEAIQIAEMASINNRVFRTVGSPLVLPKHHTCVLKPAAGMNLQITVDHLTMVHQDVKSIQYRVANEKVRFVRFRPFPFWKRVRDSFVADK
- a CDS encoding RluA family pseudouridine synthase, which codes for MNRFTLKWDIGLAEEGTLVREFLKTKGISKAALTDIKFHGGAIEVNGQHASVRHQLRAGEELRVFFPVEERSEGMIAEDIPLCIVYEDDAVLIINKEANMSTIPSREHPTGSVANALLSHYDKQHLASTVHIVTRLDRDTSGLMLIAKNRFVHHLLSKQHQQKAVKRTYEAIVHGEMVEREGMIDAPIGRKSDSIIERTVCEDGQRAVTHFKVIDSTYDKTHVALELETGRTHQIRVHMAHIGHPLLGDNLYGGRRDEMKRQALHSKSLTFYHPILEKEMSFTIKIPSDMQELLMNT